From a single Salvelinus namaycush isolate Seneca chromosome 14, SaNama_1.0, whole genome shotgun sequence genomic region:
- the LOC120059250 gene encoding ORM1-like protein 2, with amino-acid sequence MNVGVAHSEVNPNTRVMNSRGIWLAYLLLVTVLHIVLLSIPVLTVPLVWTLTNVIHNLVMYLFLHTVKGTPFETPDQGKARLLTHWEQMDYGIQFTSSRKFLTISPIVLYILASFYTKYDATHFLVNTGSLLSVLLPKLPLFHGVRIFGINRY; translated from the exons ATGAATGTGGGCGTGGCTCATAGTGAGGTAAACCCCAACACGCGGGTGATGAACAGCAGAGGGATCTGGTTGGCCTACCTGTTGTTGGTCACCGTGCTGCACATCGTCCTGTTGAGCATCCCTGTCCTCACGGTGCCTCTTGTCTGGACCCTCACAAATGTCATCCATAATCTG GTGATGTACTTATTTCTGCACACGGTAAAGGGCACTCCTTTTGAGACACCGGACCAGGGCAAAGCTCGCCTACTCACACACTGGGAACAGATGGACTACGGCATTCAGTTTACATCCTCACGCAAATTCCTCACCATCTCACCCATTGTGCT GTATATTCTTGCCAGTTTCTACACCAAGTACGATGCCACACATTTCCTGGTCAATACAGGCTCTCTACTCAGCGTCCTCCTTCCAAAGCTGCCCCTATTCCATGGAGTACGAATATTTGGGATCAATAGGTACTGA
- the LOC120058891 gene encoding nuclear envelope integral membrane protein 1-like: MAGFMKWKNGPLSEIVFIIVLLCILSTQQTSGSKINIVNIKDGQESAKTGSNHYCYLNPIVPGWKETWTRIQVRVWSSKQLKVTVVEDEEKLQELEHFSVWGLVQYLMHEQTNETTLSISLFSPKTCFKIKPIDPAAIYTVKPTRKFDIFLFVTFLAGVLLFIFADSLSRSQVFYYSAGMSTGMIASLIILIFVMARFLPKKSPFYVVIVGGWSFSVYVIQLVFRNLQLILREHWHVAFGYAAVVGFISFAVCYRHGPLVEERSINILSWTLQFFGLLLIYAGIQVQQVALATIIATFCSKNLEYPVSLLLLAWNKVKPTLRWKPEPRRLLTEEEFQKQGEEETQRALEELRKYCSSPDFSTWKTVSRLQSPKRFADFVEGSPHLISNEVSVHAQEYGSFFEDDFFDTDEDNDEENMVNGLKRGDLGWNDRDL; this comes from the exons ATGGCGGGATTCATGAAATGGAAAAATGGACCTCTCTCCGAAATAGTTTTTATAATTGTGCTTTTGTGTATATTAAGTACACAACAAACCTCAG GAAGTAAGATCAACATAGTCAATATCAAAGATGGCCAAGAGTCTGCCAAAACAGGGTCAAATCACTACTGCTATCTCAACCCTATTGTCCCAGGTTGGAAGGAAACATGGACAAGAATCCAG GTTCGAGTATGGAGCTCAAAACAGCTGAAGGTAACTGTTGTGGAGGATGAGGAGAAGCTGCAGGAGCTAGAACACTTCAGTGTCTGGGGTCTGGTGCAGTACCTAATGCATGAGCAGACCAATGAAACCACCCTCAGCATCAGCCTGTTCAGCCCAAAGACCTGCTTCAAGATCAAACCCATCGACCCTGCAGCAATATACACTGTAAAGCCCACACGAA AGTTCGACATTTTCCTATTTGTGACATTCTTGGCTGGAGTGCTGCTGTTCATCTTTGCAGACTCGCTCAGCAG GAGTCAGGTATTCTATTACTCTGCTGGCATGAGCACAGGTATGATTGCCTCCCTCATCATCCTCATCTTCGTCATGGCACGCTTTTTGCCAAAG AAAAGCCCATTTTACGTGGTGATAGTTGGTGGCTGGTCCTTCTCTGTTTACGTCATCCAGCTTGTGTTCAGGAACCTGCAGCTGATTCTGAGAGAGCACTGGCACGTGGCTTTTG GCTATGCTGCAGTGGTTGGGTTTATCAGTTTTGCTGTGTGCTATCGTCATGGCCCTCttgtggaggagaggagtatCAATATCCTGTCCTGGACGCTGCAGTTTTTTGGCCTGCTGCTGATCTACGCTGGGATCCAGGTTCAGCAAGTGGCGTTGGCCACCATCATTGCTACATTCTGCTCTAAGAACCTGGAGTACCCTGTTTCATTGCTCCTTCTTGCGTGGAA TAAAGTCAAGCCAACTCTACGCTGGAAGCCAGAGCCTCGTCGGCTGCTGACTGAAGAAGAGTTCCAGaaacagggggaggaggagacgCAACGTGCCCTGGAGGAGCTGAGAAAGTACTGCAGCAGTCCAGACTTCAGCACCTGGAAGACAGTCTCTCGACTACAGTCCCCAAAAAG GTTTGCAGATTTTGTGGAGGGCTCACCTCACCTGATATCAAATGAGGTTTCTGTGCATGCACAGGAATATGGATCCTTCTTTGAGGATGATTTCTTTGACACGGATGAGGACAATGATGAGGAGAATATGGTGAACGGCTTGAAAAGAGGAGACCTTGGGTGGAATGACAGAGACTTGTGA